Proteins found in one Agaribacterium sp. ZY112 genomic segment:
- a CDS encoding type II toxin-antitoxin system RatA family toxin — MSTIERSALVNFSCKQMFDLVNDFEAYPQFMPGCVAAELLGQGENWLEARLHLSRMGVKQSFATRNILNAPHSMTISLLEGPFQRFEGEWLFQALGENACKVIFRLDFDVKKGLAALALPKLMQASASEQVDALCRRAKQVYLN; from the coding sequence TTGTCAACGATAGAGCGCAGCGCGCTAGTTAATTTTAGTTGTAAGCAGATGTTTGATCTCGTCAACGATTTTGAAGCTTATCCGCAGTTTATGCCTGGCTGTGTTGCCGCAGAGTTACTTGGCCAAGGTGAGAACTGGCTTGAAGCTAGGCTGCATTTAAGCCGCATGGGGGTGAAGCAAAGTTTTGCTACCCGCAATATCTTAAACGCGCCTCACTCAATGACCATAAGCCTGCTCGAAGGGCCTTTTCAGCGTTTTGAGGGGGAGTGGTTGTTTCAAGCGCTGGGTGAAAACGCCTGCAAAGTGATCTTCCGTTTAGATTTTGATGTTAAAAAAGGCCTAGCTGCTTTAGCTTTGCCTAAGTTAATGCAAGCTAGCGCTTCTGAACAAGTAGATGCTTTGTGCCGCCGCGCTAAGCAGGTCTATTTAAATTAA
- the msbA gene encoding lipid A export permease/ATP-binding protein MsbA, which produces MSPQEQSSGKLYARLFSYTSNYKRFFLISFIGFLIFAISQGALIKCIELFLNELSGKPTAWIEKWGDYFPPGLLESIFLLPVIVLVLSLFRGVGAYLGSYFISRVGLHVVNDLRKQVFDKLLKLPQNYYDKNSSSKQISLVIYNIEQVSNSVTKAVKTLFEEGLFLLILLYMLFSQNWQLTLVFFVAAPVLMGLVFIAARYFRKSSRKIQASVSKVTHVTSEAIQGIQVVKSYNAEDFEAKRFKGAADENLIFKTKYARVSALQTPIMHFVIAIALASLFYLVLIFWPAGEAAAAVTYLTAAGVLGRPIKALSGIVSMVQTGLAAAETIFDVLDEEAEKNDGTKTLQKANGDIRFQQLNFAYNDDQPVLEELNLDIKAGQTVALVGHSGSGKSTIASLLMRLYRCNNNSILIDGHDINDIQLAEVRRNISFVSQNPVIFEASVEENVYYGSEERAPNKLITALKNANAFDFVQELEEGVHTDVGESGGKLSGGQRQRLAIARALYKDAPILILDEATSALDNHSEKLIQEALDTLKQGRTTLIIAHRLSTVRDADQIIVLDHGHIIEQGSHDSLLEKNGSYAALYNSQSKQS; this is translated from the coding sequence ATGAGCCCTCAGGAACAAAGCTCCGGCAAACTTTACGCTCGCCTGTTCTCTTATACCTCTAACTACAAGCGCTTTTTTCTAATCAGCTTTATTGGCTTTTTAATCTTTGCGATTAGTCAGGGCGCTTTAATTAAGTGTATCGAGCTGTTTTTAAATGAGCTCTCAGGAAAACCAACTGCATGGATTGAAAAGTGGGGTGACTATTTCCCTCCAGGCCTACTTGAAAGCATCTTTCTTTTACCCGTTATTGTGCTCGTATTAAGCCTATTCCGAGGCGTAGGCGCCTATCTTGGCTCCTACTTTATTAGCCGTGTAGGCCTTCATGTCGTCAACGATTTACGCAAGCAAGTTTTCGACAAACTTCTAAAATTGCCACAAAACTATTACGACAAAAACAGCAGTAGCAAACAAATCTCATTAGTTATCTACAACATCGAACAGGTCAGTAACTCGGTAACCAAAGCAGTAAAAACACTATTTGAAGAAGGTCTATTCTTACTGATCTTGCTGTACATGCTGTTTAGCCAAAACTGGCAGTTAACCTTAGTCTTTTTTGTCGCCGCCCCCGTCTTGATGGGTTTGGTATTTATTGCCGCTCGCTACTTTCGTAAAAGCAGCCGAAAAATCCAAGCCAGCGTTAGCAAAGTAACCCATGTAACCAGCGAAGCCATTCAAGGTATTCAAGTAGTTAAAAGCTATAACGCCGAAGACTTCGAAGCCAAGCGCTTTAAAGGTGCTGCCGATGAAAACCTGATATTCAAAACCAAATATGCTCGTGTCAGTGCCCTGCAAACGCCGATTATGCACTTTGTTATCGCTATTGCTCTGGCTTCCCTGTTTTATTTAGTATTAATTTTTTGGCCCGCCGGTGAGGCCGCCGCCGCTGTCACCTACCTGACGGCAGCAGGCGTCCTTGGTCGCCCGATTAAAGCCTTAAGCGGTATCGTATCCATGGTACAAACAGGTCTTGCCGCTGCTGAAACCATCTTTGATGTACTCGACGAAGAAGCCGAAAAAAACGATGGTACAAAAACACTACAAAAAGCGAATGGCGATATTCGCTTTCAGCAACTCAACTTTGCTTATAACGACGATCAACCCGTATTAGAGGAGCTGAATTTAGATATAAAAGCCGGCCAAACCGTTGCATTAGTAGGCCACAGCGGCAGCGGAAAAAGCACCATAGCATCACTGCTTATGCGCCTCTATCGTTGTAACAACAACAGTATTTTGATCGACGGTCACGACATTAATGATATCCAACTGGCAGAAGTGCGCCGAAACATTAGCTTTGTAAGCCAAAACCCAGTGATCTTCGAAGCCAGCGTGGAAGAAAATGTTTATTACGGTTCAGAAGAACGAGCCCCCAATAAACTGATTACAGCCTTAAAAAATGCCAACGCCTTTGATTTTGTTCAAGAGCTAGAAGAAGGTGTACACACTGATGTGGGTGAAAGTGGCGGTAAGCTCAGTGGCGGCCAGCGTCAACGCCTAGCTATTGCTCGCGCACTTTATAAAGACGCACCTATTTTAATACTGGATGAGGCGACCTCAGCATTAGATAATCACAGTGAAAAGCTGATCCAAGAAGCCTTAGACACCTTGAAACAAGGCCGTACCACACTCATTATTGCCCATAGGCTCAGCACCGTACGTGACGCCGATCAGATCATCGTGCTCGATCACGGTCATATTATTGAGCAAGGCTCTCACGATAGCTTGCTCGAGAAAAACGGCAGTTACGCAGCACTTTATAACAGCCAAAGTAAACAAAGCTAA
- a CDS encoding alanine/glycine:cation symporter family protein, with protein sequence MSYLIRIALILGASLLFSSSSLAETSQSFSQCLDVEGQGIDYCADQAVAPISNWIAGKVFYEIPVTETIKIRWIVIWLIAGALFFTFYLRFVSFWGFKHAIDLVRGKYADPHSPGEVSHFQALTTALSGTVGLGNIAGVAVAISLGGPGATFWMILAGLLGMSSKFAECTLGVKYRMYHSDGSISGGPKYYLTTGLAERNLPNLGKVLAFFFAICCIGGSIGAGNMFQSNQAFAMTLQATGGETSPLAGKGWLFGLVIAILVGFVIIGGIRSIAKVTAKLVPLMASIYVITAVVILLSNFTHIPDAFALIIKGAFSPEGVVGGFIGAMIQGFQRAGFSNEAGFGSAAIAHSAVKTKEPATEGFVALLEPFIDTVVICTMTALVIIITGSLNNANELSGVALTASAFSSVFPWFEVILAIAVVLFAISTMLSWSYYGSISWGFLFGRSAIATYSFKVLFCLFIILGAMASLGNVITFSDSMVFLMSLFNIAGLYLLAPVVRKEVQEYKQRMGQKNSD encoded by the coding sequence ATGTCTTATCTTATTCGTATTGCGCTTATTCTCGGCGCAAGCTTGCTATTTTCAAGTTCCAGCCTTGCCGAAACCAGCCAGAGCTTTAGCCAGTGTCTGGATGTTGAAGGCCAAGGCATAGACTACTGCGCTGACCAAGCTGTTGCGCCGATAAGTAACTGGATAGCCGGCAAAGTCTTTTACGAAATCCCTGTTACCGAGACGATAAAAATCCGCTGGATTGTTATTTGGTTAATTGCCGGTGCACTGTTTTTCACCTTTTATTTACGTTTTGTTAGTTTCTGGGGCTTTAAACACGCCATTGATCTTGTTCGTGGTAAATACGCCGACCCTCATAGCCCTGGTGAAGTCAGCCATTTCCAAGCTTTAACCACCGCGCTTTCCGGTACCGTTGGCCTAGGTAATATTGCCGGTGTCGCTGTCGCCATTTCTTTAGGCGGCCCCGGTGCAACCTTCTGGATGATACTCGCGGGCTTATTGGGCATGAGTTCAAAGTTTGCGGAGTGTACCTTGGGTGTTAAATACCGTATGTACCACAGCGATGGCTCTATTAGCGGCGGCCCCAAATATTATTTAACTACAGGCCTTGCCGAGCGCAACTTACCCAACTTAGGTAAAGTATTAGCCTTCTTTTTTGCCATTTGTTGTATAGGCGGCTCAATAGGGGCTGGCAATATGTTTCAATCGAACCAAGCCTTTGCCATGACCTTACAAGCCACAGGTGGTGAAACTAGTCCATTGGCAGGAAAAGGCTGGCTCTTTGGGCTGGTGATCGCAATCTTGGTGGGTTTTGTCATTATTGGTGGCATTCGCTCTATCGCCAAAGTTACTGCCAAACTCGTACCTTTAATGGCCAGTATCTACGTCATCACGGCCGTTGTGATTCTCTTAAGTAATTTCACTCATATCCCCGATGCATTTGCTTTGATCATTAAGGGCGCCTTTTCACCAGAAGGCGTTGTGGGTGGTTTTATTGGCGCGATGATTCAAGGCTTTCAGCGCGCAGGTTTTTCAAACGAAGCCGGTTTTGGTTCCGCGGCGATAGCTCACAGCGCTGTTAAAACCAAAGAACCGGCTACCGAAGGTTTTGTCGCCCTGCTTGAACCATTTATCGATACCGTCGTGATTTGCACCATGACGGCTTTGGTCATCATTATTACCGGCAGCCTTAATAACGCAAACGAGCTCAGCGGTGTTGCATTAACGGCTTCGGCTTTCTCCTCTGTCTTCCCTTGGTTCGAAGTCATTTTAGCAATTGCCGTGGTGCTCTTTGCCATCTCGACCATGCTGAGCTGGTCTTATTACGGCTCGATTAGCTGGGGTTTCCTATTTGGCCGTAGCGCTATCGCTACCTATAGCTTTAAGGTGCTGTTCTGTTTGTTCATCATCCTTGGGGCCATGGCCAGTCTTGGTAATGTCATCACCTTCTCTGACTCTATGGTGTTTTTAATGAGCCTCTTCAATATCGCAGGCCTCTATCTCTTAGCACCAGTTGTACGTAAAGAGGTGCAAGAATACAAACAGCGTATGGGGCAAAAGAACAGCGACTAA
- the eno gene encoding phosphopyruvate hydratase, translating into MSSIKHIDAQEILDSRGNPTVRVYIQLSDGSESFASVPSGASTGANEAVELRDGGIRYGGLGVQTAVNNVKGEIASALIGNSVFDQALLDRKLIELDGTDNKARLGANAILGCSMAIARAAAQSCNLPLYHYLGGSAAVRLPVPCMNIVNGGEHADNSVDFQEFMAIPIGAPTFAEGLRYVAETFHQLKALLKADGLATSVGDEGGFAPNFSSNEAAIEMIIQAIEAAGYKPGEDIAIGLDSAANSFCTNLESNYDLRWSGRGPMSSEELIALSEEWVNKYPIILWEDPLAEKDWSGFKSFTERLGDKIEVVGDDIFVTNTKYIQRGINEGSANSSLIKLNQIGTVSEAASAVRLCRNAGWRAFHSHRSGETEDSFLADFAVAMDSGHLKTGSASRGERLVKYNRLLEIERKLGDAAEYYWQ; encoded by the coding sequence ATGAGTAGCATTAAGCATATCGACGCCCAGGAAATTCTTGACTCCCGCGGCAACCCCACAGTTCGAGTATATATTCAACTCAGTGATGGCAGTGAGAGCTTCGCCTCCGTCCCTTCCGGTGCTAGTACCGGCGCCAATGAAGCTGTAGAGCTCAGAGATGGAGGCATACGCTATGGCGGTCTCGGCGTACAAACTGCGGTTAACAATGTCAAAGGGGAGATAGCCTCAGCACTTATTGGCAACAGTGTATTCGATCAAGCCCTTCTCGATCGGAAGCTTATCGAACTAGACGGCACCGATAATAAAGCCCGACTTGGTGCCAACGCGATCCTTGGCTGCTCTATGGCTATAGCTCGTGCCGCAGCTCAGTCTTGCAATTTGCCCCTTTATCATTACTTAGGCGGCAGCGCAGCTGTGCGCTTACCTGTGCCTTGTATGAATATTGTCAATGGCGGGGAACATGCGGATAACAGCGTTGATTTTCAAGAATTTATGGCCATCCCTATTGGCGCCCCCACTTTTGCAGAAGGTTTACGTTATGTTGCTGAAACCTTTCATCAACTAAAAGCCCTACTTAAAGCTGACGGTTTAGCCACAAGTGTCGGGGACGAAGGCGGCTTTGCTCCAAATTTCAGCAGCAACGAAGCCGCCATTGAGATGATTATTCAAGCCATAGAGGCCGCAGGCTACAAGCCCGGCGAGGATATTGCCATCGGCCTAGATAGCGCAGCTAATTCTTTTTGCACCAACTTAGAAAGTAATTACGATTTACGCTGGTCTGGCCGTGGCCCAATGAGCAGTGAAGAACTTATTGCCTTAAGTGAAGAATGGGTAAATAAATACCCCATCATTCTTTGGGAAGACCCATTAGCAGAAAAAGACTGGAGTGGCTTTAAAAGCTTTACTGAGCGCTTAGGTGACAAAATTGAAGTTGTTGGTGATGATATTTTTGTGACAAATACCAAATACATTCAACGCGGTATTAATGAGGGCAGTGCGAACTCATCACTGATTAAACTTAACCAAATAGGCACCGTCAGTGAAGCCGCCAGCGCGGTTCGCTTGTGTAGAAATGCAGGTTGGCGAGCATTCCACTCCCACCGCTCAGGCGAAACCGAAGATAGTTTCTTAGCTGACTTTGCTGTAGCCATGGACAGTGGCCACTTAAAAACTGGCTCCGCCAGTCGAGGTGAGCGCTTGGTGAAATACAATCGTTTATTAGAAATCGAACGCAAACTTGGTGATGCTGCAGAATATTATTGGCAATAG
- a CDS encoding RnfH family protein: MTDIEPIAVEVAYATPEKQLIIAVMVEPGTTAYDAALKSKVCEEFPEIDLESAKFGLFGQALGSKGLAAAREYVLQEGDRIEIYRPLIADPKEVRRKRAAAKKA, from the coding sequence ATGACAGATATAGAACCGATCGCTGTAGAAGTGGCTTACGCCACACCTGAAAAACAATTGATCATCGCGGTTATGGTTGAGCCGGGTACCACGGCTTACGACGCCGCTTTAAAGTCGAAAGTCTGTGAGGAATTTCCAGAGATAGATTTGGAAAGTGCGAAATTTGGTCTCTTTGGCCAGGCTTTAGGCTCTAAAGGCTTAGCCGCTGCTCGTGAATACGTATTGCAAGAAGGCGACAGAATTGAAATCTATCGTCCCTTAATTGCCGACCCTAAAGAAGTGCGCCGCAAACGTGCAGCGGCTAAAAAGGCTTAG
- the smpB gene encoding SsrA-binding protein SmpB: protein MAKKGKSKTPSNNIAQNKKARFDYFLVEKFEAGLELQGWEVKSCRAGKAQLTDSYVFFKNGEAFLLNTQIQPLPTASTHFVCEPTRYRKLLMHRKQIDKLASHADQKGYTVVCTALYWKGHMIKAEICIAKGKQQHDKRNVEKERDSNREMQRAMQRAR from the coding sequence ATGGCAAAAAAAGGTAAAAGCAAAACTCCCAGTAATAATATCGCGCAGAACAAAAAAGCGCGCTTTGATTACTTTTTGGTGGAGAAATTCGAAGCGGGCTTAGAGCTGCAAGGCTGGGAAGTTAAGAGCTGCCGTGCCGGCAAAGCTCAGCTAACCGATAGCTATGTGTTTTTCAAAAACGGCGAAGCCTTTTTACTGAATACACAAATCCAGCCGCTGCCAACCGCATCTACGCACTTTGTATGTGAGCCGACGCGCTATCGCAAACTGCTGATGCACCGCAAACAAATAGACAAACTTGCCTCTCACGCTGATCAAAAAGGCTATACCGTGGTTTGCACCGCGCTGTATTGGAAAGGCCATATGATCAAAGCCGAGATATGCATCGCCAAAGGTAAGCAGCAACACGATAAGCGCAATGTGGAAAAAGAGCGCGACTCTAATCGCGAGATGCAGCGCGCCATGCAGCGAGCGCGCTAA
- a CDS encoding branched-chain amino acid transaminase translates to MSFADRDGVIWFDGELVDWRDAKVHVLTHTLHYGMGVFEGVRAYEAGEHGTSIFKLQEHTDRLFRSAHIMDMDMPYSKEELNEAHKLVIRENNLHEAYLRPMAFYGSEGMGLRADNLKTHVIVAAWNWPSYMSPEARDVGIKVRTSSYTRHHVNISMCKAKANGHYINSMLALKEALQCGCEEALLLDNEGYVAEGSGENIFLVRNGKLYTPELTSCLDGITRATIFQLAADCGYEIEEKRITRDEVYVADEAFFTGTAAEVLPIRELDGRKIGEGKRGPITTKLQDLYFKSVRGELAEHTDWLSPVKA, encoded by the coding sequence ATGTCTTTTGCCGATCGCGACGGCGTTATTTGGTTTGATGGTGAGTTGGTTGATTGGCGCGATGCCAAAGTCCACGTACTTACCCACACTTTGCACTACGGCATGGGCGTTTTTGAAGGCGTCCGCGCCTATGAAGCAGGCGAACACGGCACCAGCATTTTCAAATTGCAGGAGCATACCGACCGCCTCTTCCGTTCCGCTCATATCATGGATATGGACATGCCTTACAGCAAGGAAGAGCTGAACGAAGCACATAAATTAGTGATTCGTGAAAACAATCTGCACGAAGCCTATCTACGCCCTATGGCCTTTTATGGTTCAGAAGGCATGGGTTTGCGCGCCGACAACTTAAAAACACACGTTATTGTTGCCGCCTGGAACTGGCCTAGCTATATGAGCCCTGAAGCTCGTGATGTTGGTATCAAGGTCCGCACCTCTAGCTATACCCGCCACCACGTGAATATCAGCATGTGTAAGGCAAAAGCAAATGGTCACTACATCAACTCCATGCTAGCTCTGAAAGAAGCCTTGCAATGCGGTTGTGAAGAAGCACTTTTGCTTGATAACGAAGGTTATGTTGCAGAAGGCAGTGGCGAGAATATCTTCTTGGTACGCAACGGCAAGCTCTACACCCCAGAGCTTACCTCATGCCTAGACGGTATTACCCGCGCCACTATTTTCCAGCTGGCCGCTGACTGTGGTTACGAAATTGAAGAGAAGCGTATTACCCGCGATGAGGTTTACGTTGCCGACGAAGCCTTCTTTACCGGCACTGCCGCTGAAGTGCTGCCAATTCGCGAGCTTGACGGCCGCAAAATTGGCGAAGGTAAACGTGGCCCGATTACCACCAAGCTTCAAGACTTGTACTTTAAATCAGTGCGCGGCGAACTAGCCGAGCACACCGACTGGTTGAGCCCGGTTAAAGCCTAA
- the waaA gene encoding lipid IV(A) 3-deoxy-D-manno-octulosonic acid transferase encodes MRFFYSILFFVLLPLAFWRLWQRGKKAPAYRERWAERLGISSTKGRDQRPLLWFHTVSVGEFIAAKSLIQHYVDQGSHQLLITCMTPTGSEQIQKNFGKNVLHCYLPYDLQPCINAFLTRYQPQVFVCIETELWPNLIHACHKRHIPSIVANARLSQKSARGYGLVKRMSRSMLSKITLAAIQNTADAGRFVKLGLKPERAKIIGNIKYDLNIPEQIQKAAQALKKELCPEAEPVFIAASTHSGEDEPVLDAFSALKKQYPSLRLILVPRHPERFNDVYKLCQASGFNCLRRSDNKELKNCDILLGDTMGELLLMLGASDYAFIGGSLVENGGHNYIEAAAWSLPIFAGPSTFNFQQVADELIESGGLQLVKNSVELSEKAEPLLLDKSEAKKRGSAAKAVAEKNRGAQARLISLIDERL; translated from the coding sequence ATGCGCTTTTTTTATTCCATACTTTTTTTTGTGCTACTTCCCTTAGCTTTTTGGCGTCTCTGGCAGCGCGGTAAAAAAGCGCCCGCTTATAGAGAGCGCTGGGCCGAACGTTTAGGCATAAGCTCAACAAAAGGGCGAGACCAAAGGCCCTTACTTTGGTTTCACACCGTCAGCGTTGGCGAATTTATTGCAGCCAAAAGTTTGATCCAACACTATGTCGATCAGGGCTCCCATCAACTATTGATCACCTGTATGACCCCCACCGGCTCAGAGCAAATACAAAAAAACTTTGGTAAAAACGTACTGCATTGCTACCTGCCTTATGACCTACAGCCTTGCATTAACGCCTTCTTAACACGCTATCAACCACAAGTCTTTGTATGCATAGAAACAGAACTGTGGCCCAACCTTATTCACGCCTGCCATAAAAGACACATTCCGAGTATCGTAGCCAATGCCCGTCTTTCACAAAAAAGCGCTCGAGGTTATGGTTTGGTTAAACGCATGAGCCGCTCTATGCTCAGCAAGATTACCTTGGCGGCCATTCAGAATACTGCCGATGCTGGCCGCTTTGTTAAATTAGGCCTAAAACCTGAGCGAGCCAAAATCATCGGCAACATTAAATACGATCTAAATATCCCCGAGCAGATTCAAAAAGCGGCGCAGGCCTTAAAGAAAGAGTTATGCCCTGAAGCGGAACCGGTATTTATTGCAGCCAGCACGCATTCAGGTGAAGACGAACCCGTACTTGACGCATTTTCAGCGTTAAAAAAACAATATCCAAGCTTGCGTTTAATTCTTGTGCCACGGCACCCCGAGCGCTTTAACGACGTTTACAAACTCTGCCAAGCAAGCGGATTTAATTGCTTGCGCCGCAGTGACAATAAAGAGCTAAAGAATTGCGATATCTTGCTGGGTGACACCATGGGTGAGCTGCTGCTGATGCTCGGTGCATCTGACTATGCGTTTATTGGGGGCTCATTAGTCGAAAATGGCGGCCACAATTACATTGAAGCTGCTGCATGGTCTTTACCAATTTTTGCAGGACCAAGTACCTTTAATTTCCAGCAAGTTGCCGATGAGCTGATTGAAAGTGGCGGGCTGCAGCTGGTTAAAAACAGCGTAGAATTAAGCGAGAAAGCTGAGCCATTGTTACTCGATAAAAGTGAAGCAAAAAAACGCGGTAGTGCAGCAAAAGCTGTAGCAGAAAAAAATCGCGGCGCTCAAGCCAGGCTGATTTCGCTTATTGACGAAAGGCTTTAA